A single window of Paenibacillus sp. FSL H8-0537 DNA harbors:
- the panB gene encoding 3-methyl-2-oxobutanoate hydroxymethyltransferase: MRKRLTITNLQQMKEENNKLTVMTAYDYPSAMLSEEAGVDIILVGDSLGNVVLGYDTTLPVTLDDMIYHTKAVARGARHTFIVTDMPFMTYGIGREATLRNAARMMQEGGGQSLKLEGGEEIASEVAALVKAGIPVMGHIGLKPQSIHTHGGFKVQGKQEAEAEQILRDAKALEQAGAYAIVLELVTETIADRISRELSIPTIGIGAGRGCDGQVLVYHDILQYSSPVIKKKMVKVYADIGSTIRDAIGAFVSEVKSGEFPAEEHVFGKRSEDAVDSLYGGSATREHVNGVKGAGDSEQAGEGAEQRDFVPNHR, encoded by the coding sequence ATGAGGAAACGTTTAACGATAACGAACTTGCAGCAAATGAAAGAGGAAAACAACAAGCTCACCGTCATGACCGCTTACGATTATCCGTCGGCTATGCTTTCGGAGGAGGCAGGCGTCGATATTATTCTTGTAGGGGATTCGCTTGGCAATGTGGTGCTCGGTTACGATACGACGCTTCCGGTCACTTTAGACGATATGATTTATCATACGAAAGCGGTAGCACGCGGGGCTCGCCATACGTTCATTGTGACGGATATGCCCTTTATGACGTACGGCATCGGGCGTGAAGCTACGCTGCGCAATGCAGCCAGAATGATGCAGGAGGGCGGCGGCCAGTCGCTTAAGCTTGAAGGCGGGGAAGAAATTGCGAGCGAAGTGGCAGCGCTGGTTAAAGCGGGCATTCCGGTGATGGGCCATATCGGGCTTAAACCGCAATCGATTCATACGCATGGCGGCTTCAAGGTACAAGGAAAGCAGGAGGCGGAAGCTGAGCAAATACTTCGAGATGCCAAGGCGCTTGAACAGGCTGGCGCTTACGCCATCGTACTGGAGCTTGTAACGGAGACAATTGCGGACCGTATCAGCCGCGAGCTGTCGATTCCAACGATTGGCATTGGAGCAGGCCGCGGATGTGATGGACAGGTGCTTGTGTATCATGATATTTTGCAATATTCATCACCCGTTATTAAGAAAAAAATGGTGAAAGTGTACGCAGACATCGGTTCAACGATTCGCGATGCCATCGGAGCTTTCGTAAGTGAAGTCAAATCCGGTGAGTTTCCAGCGGAGGAGCATGTGTTCGGTAAAAGGTCTGAGGACGCTGTAGACAGCCTCTATGGCGGTTCAGCGACCCGCGAGCATGTGAATGGTGTCAAAGGTGCGGGTGATAGCGAGCAGGCTGGAGAGGGGGCTGAGCAGCGTGATTTTGTGCCGAACCATAGATGA
- the panD gene encoding aspartate 1-decarboxylase gives MFRTMMKSKLHRATVTEANLNYVGSITIDEDLMDAADLWANEKVQIVNNNNGARLETYVIKGERGSGVICLNGAAARLVQPGDTVIIISYASMTEEEARNYKPRVVILDEANRPVSQLTEEIHATIL, from the coding sequence ATGTTTAGAACGATGATGAAATCAAAGCTGCACCGCGCGACGGTAACGGAGGCCAACCTCAATTACGTCGGCAGCATTACCATTGATGAGGATTTAATGGATGCGGCGGATCTTTGGGCCAATGAAAAAGTGCAGATCGTCAACAATAATAATGGTGCACGCCTTGAAACGTACGTTATAAAGGGGGAACGAGGCTCTGGCGTTATTTGCCTGAATGGCGCAGCCGCCCGCCTCGTGCAGCCAGGAGATACGGTCATTATCATTTCTTATGCATCGATGACGGAGGAAGAGGCTAGAAATTACAAGCCGCGAGTCGTTATTTTGGATGAGGCGAACCGTCCGGTTTCGCAATTGACAGAAGAAATACATGCGACGATTTTGTAA
- the panC gene encoding pantoate--beta-alanine ligase: MWSGGSKPSIGFVPTMGYLHEGHASLMRQAAAENDITVLSIFVNPLQFGPSEDFETYPRNEQRDLSIAAENGVDLVFMPSVSEMYPRKVLTKVLVSDVTDRLCGASRPGHFDGVGTVVSKLFHLVQPHRAYFGMKDAQQVAVIAQMTDDLNFPVTIVPCPIVREPDGLALSSRNVYLNAEQRAQAVVLSSSLAKAREWMKEASLTPAALENKVRAAISEAPLANIDYVEVLEYPALATPVAEVPFHRGQQSYILALAVKFGSTRLIDNELFEPWEVNGNV; encoded by the coding sequence ATGTGGAGCGGCGGCAGTAAGCCAAGTATCGGTTTTGTGCCAACGATGGGGTATTTGCATGAAGGACATGCCAGTTTAATGCGGCAGGCAGCAGCGGAAAATGATATCACCGTACTTTCGATTTTCGTCAATCCGCTGCAATTTGGGCCAAGCGAGGATTTTGAAACGTATCCGCGCAATGAGCAGCGCGATCTATCCATTGCTGCTGAAAATGGCGTTGATCTAGTGTTTATGCCATCCGTCAGCGAAATGTACCCGCGCAAGGTGCTGACGAAGGTGCTTGTCAGCGATGTGACAGACCGCTTATGCGGTGCATCGCGCCCAGGCCATTTTGACGGCGTTGGGACGGTCGTCAGCAAGCTGTTTCATCTGGTGCAGCCACACCGGGCATACTTTGGCATGAAGGATGCTCAGCAGGTTGCGGTCATTGCGCAAATGACCGATGACTTGAATTTTCCGGTAACGATCGTGCCCTGCCCGATTGTAAGGGAGCCGGATGGTCTGGCGCTCAGCTCGCGCAATGTGTATTTGAATGCGGAGCAGCGGGCGCAGGCTGTCGTCCTTTCTTCGTCGCTTGCAAAGGCGCGGGAATGGATGAAGGAGGCTTCGCTAACGCCAGCAGCGCTCGAGAACAAAGTGCGTGCTGCGATCAGTGAAGCACCGCTTGCAAATATCGATTATGTCGAAGTGCTGGAATATCCAGCGCTTGCTACTCCTGTTGCGGAGGTACCGTTTCACCGGGGCCAGCAGAGTTATATTTTGGCTTTAGCCGTAAAATTTGGGTCAACCCGCTTAATTGATAATGAGTTGTTTGAACCTTGGGAGGTGAATGGCAATGTTTAG
- a CDS encoding CCA tRNA nucleotidyltransferase, translated as MERCTSIPIAMRKALPILATLNEHGYEAVFVGGCVRDTVMGLALKDVDIATSATPEQVVALFAYCIPTGLQHGTVTVMQDGTGYEVTTYRKESVYEKHRRPESVAFISELKEDLLRRDLTINAMAMRVNGDYFDPYGGMGDIELKQVRCVGDAEARFQEDALRMVRALRFASQLRFRIVYRTWRALLKQRELLRYVAMERVQAELDKMIGGPAPHYAAALLAGSGLLAYTLEPLPAARALLAEAARMERVQLDYLTTLRGTDIRYAALMTRPGVTQAEAKATLQALRISGSRSSVIMAIVSLHHELLVNRSLTEEKLRTSWIEAVLRYGREAAASWLHIAEANGQEHPFSADVPRMKHWLSHMEISSLKELAINGNQLAAYCDRKPGVWMGETLKRLLLLVALGELSNSQEQLQNQVDRWKEETDEP; from the coding sequence ATGGAGCGCTGCACCTCGATTCCGATAGCGATGCGAAAGGCGCTGCCCATTCTCGCAACCTTGAACGAGCACGGCTATGAAGCCGTGTTCGTTGGAGGCTGCGTGAGAGATACCGTTATGGGCCTCGCGCTTAAAGATGTAGATATTGCGACGTCGGCGACACCGGAGCAGGTAGTTGCCTTATTTGCGTATTGTATTCCAACCGGCCTGCAGCATGGGACGGTGACGGTGATGCAGGATGGCACCGGTTATGAGGTGACGACGTATCGCAAGGAATCGGTATATGAGAAGCATCGCAGGCCGGAGAGCGTGGCTTTTATTTCGGAGCTGAAGGAAGATTTGCTTCGGCGGGATTTAACGATTAATGCGATGGCGATGCGCGTAAACGGCGATTATTTCGATCCGTATGGCGGCATGGGCGACATTGAGCTCAAGCAGGTGCGCTGTGTAGGCGATGCGGAGGCAAGGTTTCAGGAGGATGCTCTTCGCATGGTGCGCGCTCTCCGCTTCGCTTCACAGCTTCGCTTTCGGATCGTGTATCGCACTTGGCGGGCGCTGCTTAAGCAGCGCGAGCTGCTGCGCTACGTAGCGATGGAGCGTGTGCAGGCCGAACTCGATAAAATGATTGGCGGCCCCGCTCCTCATTATGCAGCAGCGCTGCTCGCAGGCAGCGGGCTGCTTGCTTACACGCTTGAGCCTTTGCCGGCAGCTCGCGCCTTGCTAGCTGAAGCTGCGAGGATGGAGCGTGTTCAGCTCGATTATTTGACCACGCTCAGAGGCACGGACATTCGTTATGCCGCATTGATGACGCGCCCAGGCGTAACACAAGCGGAGGCCAAGGCGACGCTGCAGGCACTGCGCATCTCAGGAAGCCGCAGCAGCGTCATTATGGCGATTGTATCGCTTCATCATGAGCTGCTCGTAAACCGAAGCCTGACCGAAGAGAAGCTTCGTACAAGCTGGATCGAAGCGGTGCTGCGCTATGGGCGAGAGGCAGCCGCAAGCTGGCTGCATATTGCGGAAGCCAATGGGCAAGAGCACCCTTTTTCAGCTGATGTACCGCGTATGAAGCACTGGCTGTCGCATATGGAAATTTCCTCGCTGAAGGAGCTGGCGATAAACGGTAATCAGCTTGCAGCCTACTGTGATCGCAAACCGGGCGTCTGGATGGGTGAGACGCTGAAACGGCTGCTGCTCTTAGTTGCGCTTGGCGAGCTCTCTAATTCGCAGGAACAGCTGCAGAATCAAGTTGACAGATGGAAGGAAGAAACGGATGAGCCATGA
- a CDS encoding biotin--[acetyl-CoA-carboxylase] ligase: MSHENLLRLFADREGEYVSGEHISRELKVSRTAVWKQIRKLESQGYEFEASRRLGYRLLSMPDKLNMAALLTSLNTKRFGQKLQVLESVESTQNIAQVLAEGGAEEGTLVVAEQQLSGRGRMGRGWISPLGKGIWMSMVMRPTVPIYFAPQLTLLTAVALCRSLKRLTKLDIGIKWPNDLLINGKKISGILLESAAEDERLRYVIAGIGISVNLQQADYPEELLEKATSLRLASGEKQVREAIIADFLLEWEQLYELYQSEGFAPIVTLWESLSISLHKPATLITPQGVVEGTPRGLDASGALIVEKLDGSQALIFSAEMGEPRGK, encoded by the coding sequence ATGAGCCATGAAAACTTGCTGCGATTGTTTGCGGATCGTGAAGGCGAATATGTATCAGGCGAGCATATTAGTCGCGAGCTGAAAGTAAGCCGCACGGCAGTGTGGAAGCAAATACGCAAGCTGGAGTCCCAAGGATATGAATTTGAAGCTTCACGCAGACTCGGTTATCGTCTGCTTTCCATGCCGGACAAGCTCAATATGGCAGCCTTGCTAACCAGCCTTAATACCAAAAGATTTGGCCAAAAGCTGCAGGTGCTGGAATCGGTTGAATCGACGCAAAATATTGCGCAAGTGCTAGCAGAAGGCGGTGCGGAGGAAGGTACGCTCGTTGTTGCTGAGCAGCAGCTGAGCGGGCGGGGCCGCATGGGCCGGGGCTGGATATCTCCTCTCGGTAAAGGCATATGGATGAGCATGGTCATGCGCCCGACGGTGCCGATTTATTTTGCCCCGCAGCTGACGCTGCTTACGGCAGTAGCGCTTTGCCGCAGCCTTAAGCGGCTGACGAAGCTCGACATTGGCATTAAATGGCCAAACGATCTGCTCATCAATGGCAAAAAAATTAGCGGCATTTTACTGGAATCCGCCGCAGAGGATGAACGGCTGCGCTATGTCATCGCTGGTATCGGCATCAGCGTTAATTTGCAGCAGGCCGATTATCCCGAGGAGCTTTTGGAGAAAGCGACCTCCCTGCGTTTGGCAAGCGGCGAGAAGCAGGTGCGAGAAGCGATAATCGCCGATTTTTTGCTGGAGTGGGAGCAGCTTTATGAGCTGTATCAAAGCGAGGGCTTTGCCCCGATTGTGACCTTATGGGAGTCGCTATCGATATCGCTTCATAAGCCAGCAACACTCATAACCCCACAAGGCGTCGTTGAAGGCACGCCGAGGGGGCTTGATGCTAGCGGAGCGCTTATCGTAGAAAAGCTGGATGGCAGCCAGGCGCTTATTTTTTCGGCAGAAATGGGCGAGCCTCGGGGCAAGTAA
- the dinG gene encoding ATP-dependent DNA helicase DinG: MKYAVLDLETTGHSASDDILQVGLVLLDDDLEVIHTYNSFVKPTIAIPPFITQLTGIDEAMVADAPELSDVLMDMIPLLDDAVLVAHNVNFDAGFLNQALDRSGYHTFAGRRLDTIELLRILFPSITSYQLGAVSEQFGITHEHHHRADSDAMATAVIFAKSVQKLRSLPLLTLQRLSSLVDNGSDLSWFITVTLKQVEQNIVMGVPDYDFFNQFALKAREWTEEKPARSEEGASPLQEMSFEQYLDEIKQRFIEQFPNYEEREAQTTMFREVFDSLDSKRHLLIEAGTGTGKSLGYLIPALYYGIRQDEKIVVSTHTINLQEQLRHRDVPLLKQILPIEFRASIFKGRGNYLCLRKFESKINTRDMMSPVDDAITASQMVVWLGETETGDQEELNFSNKGTDFWSTVASDADSCLNRACPWFKRCYYHRAKHEANIADVCITNHSMLFTDIQADHRLLPTYSHLIVDEAHHVEEVASKHLGMQLGYYTITNAFTRMFKDARSGLLPSLRIHLQQESDERVQGWLETIDTIIPAFTEVREHWERLFEMLYSFVQASPDATGENNQSVYRLRGDSLPEGWSEVLAEETNIHTELIRVLKTAEKMSEEIKDRIDELAVQALVTDLNGALRDLTRVKDDLRSFMKVDQTTDVFWLEANMTYKHRSLHLYAVPIDVSSQLQQYLFDVKDSIILTSATLSVQKSFQFAEEQLGLGGFEEAGRLRTVQLASPFNYREQALVIIPRNFPVLKGSAGEPAFISMLVSSLADAVQQTNGRMLVLFTSYRMLKQVYDPLKAALAATSIQVLGQGIDSGNRTKLTRRFLQQPESVLLGTSSFWEGVDIPGEALTCLAIVRLPFQPPNHPLLEAKSELLQRQKQNPFMKLSIPQAVIRFKQGFGRLVRTAKDKGIVIIYDTRVIETYYGKHFLYSLPGPKIEHMHIEQIVPRMREWLGAEKEEENG; this comes from the coding sequence ATGAAATATGCAGTGCTTGATTTGGAAACGACCGGACACAGCGCCTCCGATGATATTTTACAGGTGGGGCTGGTCCTCCTAGATGATGATCTTGAAGTTATTCATACGTATAATTCGTTTGTAAAGCCAACGATTGCCATACCGCCGTTTATTACGCAGCTTACCGGCATTGACGAGGCGATGGTGGCGGATGCGCCGGAGCTGTCTGATGTGCTGATGGACATGATTCCGCTGCTTGATGATGCGGTGCTCGTGGCGCATAATGTCAATTTTGACGCTGGTTTTCTAAACCAAGCGCTCGATCGCAGCGGGTACCATACGTTTGCAGGGCGCAGGCTCGATACAATTGAGCTGCTGCGCATTCTTTTTCCATCGATAACTTCTTATCAGCTTGGTGCTGTTTCTGAGCAGTTCGGCATTACGCATGAGCATCATCATCGCGCTGATAGCGATGCGATGGCGACCGCCGTTATATTTGCCAAATCGGTACAAAAGCTTCGGAGCCTGCCGCTGCTGACTTTGCAGCGGTTATCTTCGCTTGTAGACAATGGCAGCGATTTGAGCTGGTTTATTACGGTTACGCTAAAACAGGTAGAACAAAACATCGTAATGGGCGTCCCCGATTATGATTTTTTCAACCAGTTTGCACTGAAAGCTAGAGAATGGACAGAGGAAAAGCCCGCGCGCAGCGAAGAGGGAGCCTCGCCTTTGCAGGAGATGTCATTCGAGCAATATTTGGATGAAATCAAGCAGCGCTTTATTGAGCAATTTCCTAATTATGAAGAACGCGAAGCGCAGACGACGATGTTCCGTGAAGTGTTTGACTCGCTCGACAGCAAACGCCATTTGCTTATTGAAGCAGGAACGGGTACAGGAAAGTCTCTCGGCTATTTAATTCCCGCGCTCTATTATGGTATCCGCCAGGATGAGAAGATAGTCGTCAGCACGCATACCATTAATTTGCAAGAGCAGCTGAGGCATCGCGATGTACCGCTGCTTAAGCAGATTTTGCCGATAGAGTTTCGGGCTTCAATCTTCAAGGGCAGAGGGAATTATTTGTGCCTGCGCAAGTTTGAAAGTAAAATAAATACAAGGGATATGATGTCCCCCGTTGACGATGCGATTACAGCCTCGCAAATGGTCGTGTGGCTGGGCGAGACGGAAACGGGAGATCAAGAGGAGCTGAATTTCAGCAATAAGGGGACCGACTTCTGGTCTACCGTTGCCAGCGATGCAGATTCCTGTCTGAACCGGGCGTGTCCTTGGTTTAAACGCTGTTATTATCATCGTGCGAAGCATGAAGCCAATATAGCTGATGTGTGCATTACGAATCACTCCATGCTGTTCACAGACATTCAGGCCGATCATCGGCTGCTGCCGACCTACAGCCATTTGATTGTCGATGAGGCGCATCATGTGGAGGAAGTAGCAAGCAAGCATCTGGGCATGCAGCTCGGCTACTATACGATAACCAATGCGTTTACGCGTATGTTTAAGGACGCTCGTTCCGGGCTGCTGCCATCTCTGCGCATTCATCTCCAGCAGGAAAGCGATGAGCGGGTGCAAGGCTGGCTGGAAACGATTGATACCATTATTCCCGCCTTTACGGAAGTGAGGGAGCATTGGGAAAGGCTGTTTGAGATGCTGTACAGCTTTGTTCAAGCTTCTCCTGATGCGACGGGTGAAAACAATCAATCTGTGTACCGTTTGCGAGGCGATAGCCTCCCGGAAGGCTGGTCCGAAGTGCTCGCCGAAGAGACCAATATTCATACGGAGCTCATTCGGGTGCTGAAGACGGCTGAGAAAATGTCCGAGGAGATTAAAGATCGCATCGATGAGCTGGCGGTACAGGCGCTTGTAACGGACTTGAATGGCGCTTTACGCGATTTGACGAGAGTCAAGGATGATCTGCGCAGCTTTATGAAGGTCGATCAGACGACGGACGTGTTCTGGCTGGAAGCCAATATGACTTACAAGCATCGATCGCTGCATCTTTATGCGGTGCCGATTGATGTGAGCAGCCAGCTTCAGCAGTATTTATTCGATGTGAAGGACAGCATTATTTTAACGTCCGCCACTCTATCGGTACAAAAATCATTCCAGTTCGCTGAAGAGCAGCTTGGTCTTGGCGGCTTTGAAGAAGCGGGAAGGCTGCGTACCGTGCAGCTGGCATCGCCATTTAATTACCGTGAACAAGCGCTCGTTATTATTCCGCGCAATTTCCCTGTTCTTAAAGGCTCAGCGGGAGAGCCCGCATTTATTTCAATGCTCGTCTCTTCCTTAGCAGATGCGGTGCAGCAGACTAATGGCAGAATGCTAGTGCTGTTTACCTCTTACCGCATGCTAAAGCAGGTATACGATCCGCTTAAGGCGGCGCTTGCGGCCACCAGCATTCAAGTGCTAGGCCAAGGCATCGACAGCGGCAACCGTACGAAGCTGACGCGGCGGTTTTTACAGCAGCCGGAGTCTGTGCTGCTTGGCACAAGCAGCTTTTGGGAGGGCGTTGACATTCCTGGCGAAGCCTTAACTTGCCTTGCCATCGTCAGACTGCCATTCCAACCACCGAATCATCCGCTGCTGGAGGCGAAGTCGGAATTGCTGCAGCGCCAAAAGCAAAATCCATTTATGAAGCTGTCGATTCCGCAAGCGGTTATTCGCTTCAAGCAAGGATTTGGCAGGCTCGTGCGAACGGCGAAGGATAAAGGGATAGTCATTATTTATGATACGCGGGTTATTGAAACGTATTATGGCAAGCATTTTCTCTATTCTTTGCCTGGACCGAAAATTGAGCATATGCATATCGAACAAATTGTACCGAGAATGAGAGAATGGCTTGGTGCCGAGAAGGAGGAGGAGAACGGGTGA